The following coding sequences are from one Ovis canadensis isolate MfBH-ARS-UI-01 breed Bighorn chromosome 7, ARS-UI_OviCan_v2, whole genome shotgun sequence window:
- the CCPG1 gene encoding cell cycle progression protein 1 isoform X1, with amino-acid sequence MSENSSDSDSSCGWTVINHEGSDIEMVNSEHGAASDSCEPTPECASLSQEKLQELQLEQGESSQNGTVLLGGATYPALEEMKSALEGEEEKLRDDNLYFGTVSDDSDIVTLEPPKLEDIGNQEEAIIIKEAESPEDFNMGSSSSSQYTFCQPETERWWEKLWKIPECIRGWDDQLKHHVPSQLTFQVFSSQPSDDESSSDETSHQPSPTFRRRRARKKTVSSSESEERLLAEQEPEPPQELCKRQFSSGLNKCVILALVIAISMGFGHFYGKRGGNKGEGTIQIQKRQQLVKKIHEDELNDMKDYLSQCQQEQESLIEYKSLKENLARCWTHTEAEKMSFETQKKNLDTENQYLRTSLEKEEKALSSLQEELRKLREQIRLLEDKGTSTELVTENQKLKQHLEEEKLKTHSFLNQRETLLAEAKMLRKELERERLITMALRVELQQLSSSHSYGNSDSAGVVTEKKEIEMLRERLTELERKLTFEQQRSDLWERLYVEAKDQNEKQTDGKKKGNRGNHRAKNKSKETFLGSVKETFDAMKNSTKEFVRHHKEKIKQAKEAVKENLKKFSDSVKSTFRHFKDTTKNIFDEKGNKRFGATKEATAKKPTTFSEYFHPQYKARTQNQNSRGPTMQREGRKEKPHFEEFGKNTNSQKCSAEHDCGGNYNSFRKACSGVFECAQQESINLFNVKMLNPVRIDEFRQLIEGYLLEKLDSFHHWKELDHFINKFFLNGVFIHDQKLFTDFVNDVKDYLKDMKEYQVDNDGVFEKLDGYIYRHFFGHTFSPPYGPSRPDKKQRMVNIESSRHRKQEQKHPQPQPYKREGKWHKYGRTNGRHMANLEIELGQLPFDPKY; translated from the exons ATGTCTGAGAACTCCAGTGACAGTGATTCATCTTGTGGTTGGACTGTCATCAATCATGAG GGGTCTGATATAGAGATGGTGAATTCTGAACATGGTGCAGCTAGTGACAGCTGTGAGCCCACTCCAGAATGTGCATCTTTATCACAGGAGAAGCTGCAAGAATTGCAGTTAGAGCAGGGAG AGAGCAGCCAAAATGGCACAGTGTTACTGGGAGGAGCTACTTACCCTGCTTTGGAGGAAATGAAATCAGCACTTGAG ggagaggaagaaaagttACGTGATGACAATCTCTATTTTGGAACTGTCAGTGATGATTCTGATATTGTTACACTTGAGCCACCTAAGTTAGAAGACATTGGAAATCAAGAAGAAGCAATAATTATTAAAGAAGCAGAGAGTCCAGAAGACTTTAACATGGGCTCTTCCTCTAGCAGCCAGTATACATTTTGTCAGCCAGAAACGG AAAGATGGTGGGAGAAGCTGTGGAAGATTCCTGAATGCATAAGGGGATGGGATGATCAGCTGAAACACCACGTTCCTAGCCAACTCACTTTCCAAG tattttcatCTCAGCCTAGTGATGACGAATCAAGTAGTGACGAAACCAGCCATCAGCCCAGTCCGACCTTTAGACGACGTCGTGCCAGAAAGAAGACTGTGTCTAGTTCAGAATCTGAAGAAAGGCTACTTGCTGAGCAAGAGCCTGAACCCCCTCAGGAGCTATGTAAACGGCAGTTCAGTAGTGGTCTCAATAAATGTGTTATACTTGCTTTGGTGATTGCGATCAGCATGGGATTTGGACATTTCTATG GTAAACGTGGAGGTAACAAAGGAGAAG gcaCAATTCAGATTCAGAAGCGTCAACAGTTagtcaaaaagatacatgaagaTGAATTGAATGATATGAAGGAttatctttcccagtgtcaacaGGAACAAGAGTCGTTAATAGAATATAAG TCATTGAAGGAAAACCTTGCAAGGTGTTGGACCCATACTGAAGCAGAGAAGATGTCCTTTGAAACTCAGAAAAAGAACCTTGATACAGAAAATCAGTATCTAAGaacatctctggagaaggaagaaaaagcttTGTCTTCATTACAGGAAGAGTTAAGGAAATTAAGAGAACAGATTAGGCTATTAGAAGATAaagggacaagcactgaattagTTACAGAAAATCAGAAACTTAAGCAGCATTTGGAAGAAGAAAAGCTGAAAACGCACAGTTTCCTTAATCAAAGGGAGACTCTGTTGGCAGAAGCAAAGATGCTCAGGAAGGAACTGGAAAGAGAACGACTAATAACCATGGCTTTAAGGGTAGAACTCCAACAGCTAAGCTCCAGTCACTCATATGGCAACTCAGACTCGGCTGGTGTAGTGactgagaaaaaggaaatagaaatgttACGGGAAAGACTCACTGAGCTGGAGCGCAAGCTAACCTTTGAACAACAGCGTTCTGATTTGTGGGAAAGACTGTATGTTGAAGCAAAAGATCAAAATGAGAAACAAACtgatggaaaaaagaaagggaacagAGGAAACCATAGagctaaaaataaatcaaaggaaacatttttggGTTCTGTTAAGGAAACATTTGATGCAATGAAGAATTCTACTAAGGAGTTTGTGAGGcatcataaagaaaaaattaaacaggcTAAAGAAGCtgtaaaagaaaatctgaaaaaattctCAGATTCAGTTAAATCCACTTTCAGGCATTTTAAAGATACCACCAAGAATATCTTTGATGAAAAAGGCAATAAAAGATTTGGTGCTACAAAAGAAGCCACAGCTAAAAAGCCGACAACATTTAGTGAATATTTCCATCCACAGTATAAGGCACGTACACAAAACCAGAATAGTAGAGGCCCTACTAtgcagagagagggaaggaaagaaaagcctCATTTTGAAGAATttggaaaaaatacaaattcacAGAAATGCAGTGCTGAGCATGACTGTGGTGGAAATTATAATTCCTTCAGAAAGGCTTGTTCTGGTGTATTTGAATGTGCTCAACAGGAATCTATTAacctttttaatgttaaaatgttGAATCCTGTAAGGATAGATGAATTTAGACAGTTAATTGAAGGGTATTTATTAGAAAAACTGGATAGTTTTCATCATTGGAAAGAACTTGATCACTTCATCAATAAGTTTTTCCTAAATGGTGTCTTTATACATGATCAGAAGCTCTTCACTGACTTTGTTAATGATGTTAAAGATTATCTTAAAGACATGAAAGAATATCAAGTAGATAATGATGGCGTATTTGAGAAGTTGGatggatatatatatagacactTCTTTGGTCACACCTTTTCCCCTCCATATGGACCCAG
- the CCPG1 gene encoding cell cycle progression protein 1 isoform X3 translates to MSENSSDSDSSCGWTVINHEGSDIEMVNSEHGAASDSCEPTPECASLSQEKLQELQLEQGESSQNGTVLLGGATYPALEEMKSALEGEEEKLRDDNLYFGTVSDDSDIVTLEPPKLEDIGNQEEAIIIKEAESPEDFNMGSSSSSQYTFCQPETERWWEKLWKIPECIRGWDDQLKHHVPSQLTFQVFSSQPSDDESSSDETSHQPSPTFRRRRARKKTVSSSESEERLLAEQEPEPPQELCKRQFSSGLNKCVILALVIAISMGFGHFYGTIQIQKRQQLVKKIHEDELNDMKDYLSQCQQEQESLIEYKSLKENLARCWTHTEAEKMSFETQKKNLDTENQYLRTSLEKEEKALSSLQEELRKLREQIRLLEDKGTSTELVTENQKLKQHLEEEKLKTHSFLNQRETLLAEAKMLRKELERERLITMALRVELQQLSSSHSYGNSDSAGVVTEKKEIEMLRERLTELERKLTFEQQRSDLWERLYVEAKDQNEKQTDGKKKGNRGNHRAKNKSKETFLGSVKETFDAMKNSTKEFVRHHKEKIKQAKEAVKENLKKFSDSVKSTFRHFKDTTKNIFDEKGNKRFGATKEATAKKPTTFSEYFHPQYKARTQNQNSRGPTMQREGRKEKPHFEEFGKNTNSQKCSAEHDCGGNYNSFRKACSGVFECAQQESINLFNVKMLNPVRIDEFRQLIEGYLLEKLDSFHHWKELDHFINKFFLNGVFIHDQKLFTDFVNDVKDYLKDMKEYQVDNDGVFEKLDGYIYRHFFGHTFSPPYGPSRPDKKQRMVNIESSRHRKQEQKHPQPQPYKREEPVDL, encoded by the exons ATGTCTGAGAACTCCAGTGACAGTGATTCATCTTGTGGTTGGACTGTCATCAATCATGAG GGGTCTGATATAGAGATGGTGAATTCTGAACATGGTGCAGCTAGTGACAGCTGTGAGCCCACTCCAGAATGTGCATCTTTATCACAGGAGAAGCTGCAAGAATTGCAGTTAGAGCAGGGAG AGAGCAGCCAAAATGGCACAGTGTTACTGGGAGGAGCTACTTACCCTGCTTTGGAGGAAATGAAATCAGCACTTGAG ggagaggaagaaaagttACGTGATGACAATCTCTATTTTGGAACTGTCAGTGATGATTCTGATATTGTTACACTTGAGCCACCTAAGTTAGAAGACATTGGAAATCAAGAAGAAGCAATAATTATTAAAGAAGCAGAGAGTCCAGAAGACTTTAACATGGGCTCTTCCTCTAGCAGCCAGTATACATTTTGTCAGCCAGAAACGG AAAGATGGTGGGAGAAGCTGTGGAAGATTCCTGAATGCATAAGGGGATGGGATGATCAGCTGAAACACCACGTTCCTAGCCAACTCACTTTCCAAG tattttcatCTCAGCCTAGTGATGACGAATCAAGTAGTGACGAAACCAGCCATCAGCCCAGTCCGACCTTTAGACGACGTCGTGCCAGAAAGAAGACTGTGTCTAGTTCAGAATCTGAAGAAAGGCTACTTGCTGAGCAAGAGCCTGAACCCCCTCAGGAGCTATGTAAACGGCAGTTCAGTAGTGGTCTCAATAAATGTGTTATACTTGCTTTGGTGATTGCGATCAGCATGGGATTTGGACATTTCTATG gcaCAATTCAGATTCAGAAGCGTCAACAGTTagtcaaaaagatacatgaagaTGAATTGAATGATATGAAGGAttatctttcccagtgtcaacaGGAACAAGAGTCGTTAATAGAATATAAG TCATTGAAGGAAAACCTTGCAAGGTGTTGGACCCATACTGAAGCAGAGAAGATGTCCTTTGAAACTCAGAAAAAGAACCTTGATACAGAAAATCAGTATCTAAGaacatctctggagaaggaagaaaaagcttTGTCTTCATTACAGGAAGAGTTAAGGAAATTAAGAGAACAGATTAGGCTATTAGAAGATAaagggacaagcactgaattagTTACAGAAAATCAGAAACTTAAGCAGCATTTGGAAGAAGAAAAGCTGAAAACGCACAGTTTCCTTAATCAAAGGGAGACTCTGTTGGCAGAAGCAAAGATGCTCAGGAAGGAACTGGAAAGAGAACGACTAATAACCATGGCTTTAAGGGTAGAACTCCAACAGCTAAGCTCCAGTCACTCATATGGCAACTCAGACTCGGCTGGTGTAGTGactgagaaaaaggaaatagaaatgttACGGGAAAGACTCACTGAGCTGGAGCGCAAGCTAACCTTTGAACAACAGCGTTCTGATTTGTGGGAAAGACTGTATGTTGAAGCAAAAGATCAAAATGAGAAACAAACtgatggaaaaaagaaagggaacagAGGAAACCATAGagctaaaaataaatcaaaggaaacatttttggGTTCTGTTAAGGAAACATTTGATGCAATGAAGAATTCTACTAAGGAGTTTGTGAGGcatcataaagaaaaaattaaacaggcTAAAGAAGCtgtaaaagaaaatctgaaaaaattctCAGATTCAGTTAAATCCACTTTCAGGCATTTTAAAGATACCACCAAGAATATCTTTGATGAAAAAGGCAATAAAAGATTTGGTGCTACAAAAGAAGCCACAGCTAAAAAGCCGACAACATTTAGTGAATATTTCCATCCACAGTATAAGGCACGTACACAAAACCAGAATAGTAGAGGCCCTACTAtgcagagagagggaaggaaagaaaagcctCATTTTGAAGAATttggaaaaaatacaaattcacAGAAATGCAGTGCTGAGCATGACTGTGGTGGAAATTATAATTCCTTCAGAAAGGCTTGTTCTGGTGTATTTGAATGTGCTCAACAGGAATCTATTAacctttttaatgttaaaatgttGAATCCTGTAAGGATAGATGAATTTAGACAGTTAATTGAAGGGTATTTATTAGAAAAACTGGATAGTTTTCATCATTGGAAAGAACTTGATCACTTCATCAATAAGTTTTTCCTAAATGGTGTCTTTATACATGATCAGAAGCTCTTCACTGACTTTGTTAATGATGTTAAAGATTATCTTAAAGACATGAAAGAATATCAAGTAGATAATGATGGCGTATTTGAGAAGTTGGatggatatatatatagacactTCTTTGGTCACACCTTTTCCCCTCCATATGGACCCAG
- the CCPG1 gene encoding cell cycle progression protein 1 isoform X2 — MSENSSDSDSSCGWTVINHEGSDIEMVNSEHGAASDSCEPTPECASLSQEKLQELQLEQGESSQNGTVLLGGATYPALEEMKSALEGEEEKLRDDNLYFGTVSDDSDIVTLEPPKLEDIGNQEEAIIIKEAESPEDFNMGSSSSSQYTFCQPETERWWEKLWKIPECIRGWDDQLKHHVPSQLTFQVFSSQPSDDESSSDETSHQPSPTFRRRRARKKTVSSSESEERLLAEQEPEPPQELCKRQFSSGLNKCVILALVIAISMGFGHFYGKRGGNKGEGTIQIQKRQQLVKKIHEDELNDMKDYLSQCQQEQESLIEYKSLKENLARCWTHTEAEKMSFETQKKNLDTENQYLRTSLEKEEKALSSLQEELRKLREQIRLLEDKGTSTELVTENQKLKQHLEEEKLKTHSFLNQRETLLAEAKMLRKELERERLITMALRVELQQLSSSHSYGNSDSAGVVTEKKEIEMLRERLTELERKLTFEQQRSDLWERLYVEAKDQNEKQTDGKKKGNRGNHRAKNKSKETFLGSVKETFDAMKNSTKEFVRHHKEKIKQAKEAVKENLKKFSDSVKSTFRHFKDTTKNIFDEKGNKRFGATKEATAKKPTTFSEYFHPQYKARTQNQNSRGPTMQREGRKEKPHFEEFGKNTNSQKCSAEHDCGGNYNSFRKACSGVFECAQQESINLFNVKMLNPVRIDEFRQLIEGYLLEKLDSFHHWKELDHFINKFFLNGVFIHDQKLFTDFVNDVKDYLKDMKEYQVDNDGVFEKLDGYIYRHFFGHTFSPPYGPSRPDKKQRMVNIESSRHRKQEQKHPQPQPYKREEPVDL, encoded by the exons ATGTCTGAGAACTCCAGTGACAGTGATTCATCTTGTGGTTGGACTGTCATCAATCATGAG GGGTCTGATATAGAGATGGTGAATTCTGAACATGGTGCAGCTAGTGACAGCTGTGAGCCCACTCCAGAATGTGCATCTTTATCACAGGAGAAGCTGCAAGAATTGCAGTTAGAGCAGGGAG AGAGCAGCCAAAATGGCACAGTGTTACTGGGAGGAGCTACTTACCCTGCTTTGGAGGAAATGAAATCAGCACTTGAG ggagaggaagaaaagttACGTGATGACAATCTCTATTTTGGAACTGTCAGTGATGATTCTGATATTGTTACACTTGAGCCACCTAAGTTAGAAGACATTGGAAATCAAGAAGAAGCAATAATTATTAAAGAAGCAGAGAGTCCAGAAGACTTTAACATGGGCTCTTCCTCTAGCAGCCAGTATACATTTTGTCAGCCAGAAACGG AAAGATGGTGGGAGAAGCTGTGGAAGATTCCTGAATGCATAAGGGGATGGGATGATCAGCTGAAACACCACGTTCCTAGCCAACTCACTTTCCAAG tattttcatCTCAGCCTAGTGATGACGAATCAAGTAGTGACGAAACCAGCCATCAGCCCAGTCCGACCTTTAGACGACGTCGTGCCAGAAAGAAGACTGTGTCTAGTTCAGAATCTGAAGAAAGGCTACTTGCTGAGCAAGAGCCTGAACCCCCTCAGGAGCTATGTAAACGGCAGTTCAGTAGTGGTCTCAATAAATGTGTTATACTTGCTTTGGTGATTGCGATCAGCATGGGATTTGGACATTTCTATG GTAAACGTGGAGGTAACAAAGGAGAAG gcaCAATTCAGATTCAGAAGCGTCAACAGTTagtcaaaaagatacatgaagaTGAATTGAATGATATGAAGGAttatctttcccagtgtcaacaGGAACAAGAGTCGTTAATAGAATATAAG TCATTGAAGGAAAACCTTGCAAGGTGTTGGACCCATACTGAAGCAGAGAAGATGTCCTTTGAAACTCAGAAAAAGAACCTTGATACAGAAAATCAGTATCTAAGaacatctctggagaaggaagaaaaagcttTGTCTTCATTACAGGAAGAGTTAAGGAAATTAAGAGAACAGATTAGGCTATTAGAAGATAaagggacaagcactgaattagTTACAGAAAATCAGAAACTTAAGCAGCATTTGGAAGAAGAAAAGCTGAAAACGCACAGTTTCCTTAATCAAAGGGAGACTCTGTTGGCAGAAGCAAAGATGCTCAGGAAGGAACTGGAAAGAGAACGACTAATAACCATGGCTTTAAGGGTAGAACTCCAACAGCTAAGCTCCAGTCACTCATATGGCAACTCAGACTCGGCTGGTGTAGTGactgagaaaaaggaaatagaaatgttACGGGAAAGACTCACTGAGCTGGAGCGCAAGCTAACCTTTGAACAACAGCGTTCTGATTTGTGGGAAAGACTGTATGTTGAAGCAAAAGATCAAAATGAGAAACAAACtgatggaaaaaagaaagggaacagAGGAAACCATAGagctaaaaataaatcaaaggaaacatttttggGTTCTGTTAAGGAAACATTTGATGCAATGAAGAATTCTACTAAGGAGTTTGTGAGGcatcataaagaaaaaattaaacaggcTAAAGAAGCtgtaaaagaaaatctgaaaaaattctCAGATTCAGTTAAATCCACTTTCAGGCATTTTAAAGATACCACCAAGAATATCTTTGATGAAAAAGGCAATAAAAGATTTGGTGCTACAAAAGAAGCCACAGCTAAAAAGCCGACAACATTTAGTGAATATTTCCATCCACAGTATAAGGCACGTACACAAAACCAGAATAGTAGAGGCCCTACTAtgcagagagagggaaggaaagaaaagcctCATTTTGAAGAATttggaaaaaatacaaattcacAGAAATGCAGTGCTGAGCATGACTGTGGTGGAAATTATAATTCCTTCAGAAAGGCTTGTTCTGGTGTATTTGAATGTGCTCAACAGGAATCTATTAacctttttaatgttaaaatgttGAATCCTGTAAGGATAGATGAATTTAGACAGTTAATTGAAGGGTATTTATTAGAAAAACTGGATAGTTTTCATCATTGGAAAGAACTTGATCACTTCATCAATAAGTTTTTCCTAAATGGTGTCTTTATACATGATCAGAAGCTCTTCACTGACTTTGTTAATGATGTTAAAGATTATCTTAAAGACATGAAAGAATATCAAGTAGATAATGATGGCGTATTTGAGAAGTTGGatggatatatatatagacactTCTTTGGTCACACCTTTTCCCCTCCATATGGACCCAG
- the CCPG1 gene encoding cell cycle progression protein 1 isoform X5 → MSENSSDSDSSCGWTVINHEGSDIEMVNSEHGAASDSCEPTPECASLSQEKLQELQLEQGESSQNGTVLLGGATYPALEEMKSALEGEEEKLRDDNLYFGTVSDDSDIVTLEPPKLEDIGNQEEAIIIKEAESPEDFNMGSSSSSQYTFCQPETVFSSQPSDDESSSDETSHQPSPTFRRRRARKKTVSSSESEERLLAEQEPEPPQELCKRQFSSGLNKCVILALVIAISMGFGHFYGTIQIQKRQQLVKKIHEDELNDMKDYLSQCQQEQESLIEYKSLKENLARCWTHTEAEKMSFETQKKNLDTENQYLRTSLEKEEKALSSLQEELRKLREQIRLLEDKGTSTELVTENQKLKQHLEEEKLKTHSFLNQRETLLAEAKMLRKELERERLITMALRVELQQLSSSHSYGNSDSAGVVTEKKEIEMLRERLTELERKLTFEQQRSDLWERLYVEAKDQNEKQTDGKKKGNRGNHRAKNKSKETFLGSVKETFDAMKNSTKEFVRHHKEKIKQAKEAVKENLKKFSDSVKSTFRHFKDTTKNIFDEKGNKRFGATKEATAKKPTTFSEYFHPQYKARTQNQNSRGPTMQREGRKEKPHFEEFGKNTNSQKCSAEHDCGGNYNSFRKACSGVFECAQQESINLFNVKMLNPVRIDEFRQLIEGYLLEKLDSFHHWKELDHFINKFFLNGVFIHDQKLFTDFVNDVKDYLKDMKEYQVDNDGVFEKLDGYIYRHFFGHTFSPPYGPSRPDKKQRMVNIESSRHRKQEQKHPQPQPYKREEPVDL, encoded by the exons ATGTCTGAGAACTCCAGTGACAGTGATTCATCTTGTGGTTGGACTGTCATCAATCATGAG GGGTCTGATATAGAGATGGTGAATTCTGAACATGGTGCAGCTAGTGACAGCTGTGAGCCCACTCCAGAATGTGCATCTTTATCACAGGAGAAGCTGCAAGAATTGCAGTTAGAGCAGGGAG AGAGCAGCCAAAATGGCACAGTGTTACTGGGAGGAGCTACTTACCCTGCTTTGGAGGAAATGAAATCAGCACTTGAG ggagaggaagaaaagttACGTGATGACAATCTCTATTTTGGAACTGTCAGTGATGATTCTGATATTGTTACACTTGAGCCACCTAAGTTAGAAGACATTGGAAATCAAGAAGAAGCAATAATTATTAAAGAAGCAGAGAGTCCAGAAGACTTTAACATGGGCTCTTCCTCTAGCAGCCAGTATACATTTTGTCAGCCAGAAACGG tattttcatCTCAGCCTAGTGATGACGAATCAAGTAGTGACGAAACCAGCCATCAGCCCAGTCCGACCTTTAGACGACGTCGTGCCAGAAAGAAGACTGTGTCTAGTTCAGAATCTGAAGAAAGGCTACTTGCTGAGCAAGAGCCTGAACCCCCTCAGGAGCTATGTAAACGGCAGTTCAGTAGTGGTCTCAATAAATGTGTTATACTTGCTTTGGTGATTGCGATCAGCATGGGATTTGGACATTTCTATG gcaCAATTCAGATTCAGAAGCGTCAACAGTTagtcaaaaagatacatgaagaTGAATTGAATGATATGAAGGAttatctttcccagtgtcaacaGGAACAAGAGTCGTTAATAGAATATAAG TCATTGAAGGAAAACCTTGCAAGGTGTTGGACCCATACTGAAGCAGAGAAGATGTCCTTTGAAACTCAGAAAAAGAACCTTGATACAGAAAATCAGTATCTAAGaacatctctggagaaggaagaaaaagcttTGTCTTCATTACAGGAAGAGTTAAGGAAATTAAGAGAACAGATTAGGCTATTAGAAGATAaagggacaagcactgaattagTTACAGAAAATCAGAAACTTAAGCAGCATTTGGAAGAAGAAAAGCTGAAAACGCACAGTTTCCTTAATCAAAGGGAGACTCTGTTGGCAGAAGCAAAGATGCTCAGGAAGGAACTGGAAAGAGAACGACTAATAACCATGGCTTTAAGGGTAGAACTCCAACAGCTAAGCTCCAGTCACTCATATGGCAACTCAGACTCGGCTGGTGTAGTGactgagaaaaaggaaatagaaatgttACGGGAAAGACTCACTGAGCTGGAGCGCAAGCTAACCTTTGAACAACAGCGTTCTGATTTGTGGGAAAGACTGTATGTTGAAGCAAAAGATCAAAATGAGAAACAAACtgatggaaaaaagaaagggaacagAGGAAACCATAGagctaaaaataaatcaaaggaaacatttttggGTTCTGTTAAGGAAACATTTGATGCAATGAAGAATTCTACTAAGGAGTTTGTGAGGcatcataaagaaaaaattaaacaggcTAAAGAAGCtgtaaaagaaaatctgaaaaaattctCAGATTCAGTTAAATCCACTTTCAGGCATTTTAAAGATACCACCAAGAATATCTTTGATGAAAAAGGCAATAAAAGATTTGGTGCTACAAAAGAAGCCACAGCTAAAAAGCCGACAACATTTAGTGAATATTTCCATCCACAGTATAAGGCACGTACACAAAACCAGAATAGTAGAGGCCCTACTAtgcagagagagggaaggaaagaaaagcctCATTTTGAAGAATttggaaaaaatacaaattcacAGAAATGCAGTGCTGAGCATGACTGTGGTGGAAATTATAATTCCTTCAGAAAGGCTTGTTCTGGTGTATTTGAATGTGCTCAACAGGAATCTATTAacctttttaatgttaaaatgttGAATCCTGTAAGGATAGATGAATTTAGACAGTTAATTGAAGGGTATTTATTAGAAAAACTGGATAGTTTTCATCATTGGAAAGAACTTGATCACTTCATCAATAAGTTTTTCCTAAATGGTGTCTTTATACATGATCAGAAGCTCTTCACTGACTTTGTTAATGATGTTAAAGATTATCTTAAAGACATGAAAGAATATCAAGTAGATAATGATGGCGTATTTGAGAAGTTGGatggatatatatatagacactTCTTTGGTCACACCTTTTCCCCTCCATATGGACCCAG